One stretch of candidate division TA06 bacterium DNA includes these proteins:
- a CDS encoding 3-hydroxyacyl-CoA dehydrogenase/enoyl-CoA hydratase family protein: MDKGLAYKAGKKSKGWSDVEILVIGAGTMGSSIAQAYAQNGFNVGLLDISGEILDKGFDTIQAELDNAKGRIFSPEQVEDIKSRILGTTSYPKACKGKNLKLVIETATENIDIKKKIFSQLDRLCRPHVVFATNSSSLDVNLLARSTKRPDKVVWMHYFYLPHKNRAGEYAGTDTASKKTIALAAKYMKLGGKVATPILSSRKGGAADIIFVSLLHEAALMRDEGYDIATIEAAGKRAFSMPMGFLQLMDVTGVAVGIYAMESFSDDSNRNDPVYKVYGDFFWPPESCRELMRRYNKAADKSRVRWVSKDDLEAKPKDEKTVQMLTERFLAIGFVTATEVVDAGVIEMEDVDRLAENAFLWSEGPFAIMNRIGIKNASSMVQARASHAKKQHRSFPMPKLLKTQAQKGKPWSITMSPVLYNEEMGGKVARITISNPKAANALDNRVFEELRSAFKKANSDQKVKVIIFDSAPIKTFIAGANVPDFVKNMKAGRFEKIRDDTAMWQDVLFDSMTGKGKPKIAIVDGLTLGGGVETALSFALDPDSVVIATDRTSYTLPETKLGIFPGLRGTLVLPQIIYNKTKDSELAVAMARYYILAGGTSTSSPRLLKYLGFADLIVPAHERDDAAAEVADAIIKNKGKPLSTKQLKSLKINELPSELSLEEREELRTMKELFLTQDLIPALYAYGRGDRELFFVGEARSYARRIARRVANNSPNAVWISNWLISKGFEDFLKGVDTKTIAERELNDYLVPTFMHPDAMVGLTSLLERKFPEFPRRYPF, translated from the coding sequence ATGGACAAAGGACTTGCATACAAAGCTGGGAAGAAATCAAAAGGTTGGAGTGATGTGGAGATCCTGGTGATCGGGGCAGGCACAATGGGTTCAAGCATAGCCCAGGCATATGCTCAGAACGGGTTCAACGTGGGCCTTCTGGACATATCTGGTGAAATCTTGGACAAGGGATTCGATACGATCCAAGCTGAGCTTGACAATGCGAAAGGACGTATATTCTCCCCAGAACAGGTGGAAGATATCAAGAGCAGGATACTGGGAACGACCAGTTACCCGAAGGCCTGCAAGGGGAAAAATCTTAAACTGGTCATTGAAACAGCCACTGAAAACATAGATATCAAGAAGAAGATCTTCTCCCAATTGGACAGGTTGTGCCGGCCTCACGTCGTTTTTGCAACCAATTCCTCTTCTCTTGACGTAAACCTGCTGGCACGATCGACAAAACGGCCAGACAAGGTTGTGTGGATGCATTATTTCTACCTACCGCACAAGAACAGAGCTGGAGAGTATGCCGGTACGGACACTGCAAGCAAGAAAACCATCGCACTGGCAGCCAAATACATGAAGCTCGGTGGAAAGGTGGCAACACCAATCCTGAGCAGCAGAAAGGGTGGTGCAGCAGACATTATATTCGTGTCTTTACTGCATGAAGCCGCACTGATGAGAGACGAAGGGTATGATATTGCAACCATTGAGGCTGCGGGAAAGAGAGCCTTCAGCATGCCAATGGGATTTCTGCAACTCATGGACGTGACCGGCGTGGCTGTTGGAATCTACGCCATGGAGTCTTTCTCAGATGATTCCAACAGAAATGATCCTGTCTACAAGGTTTATGGAGACTTTTTCTGGCCACCTGAATCATGCAGGGAGCTTATGCGGAGGTACAACAAGGCCGCGGACAAGTCCAGGGTGAGATGGGTCTCCAAAGATGACCTGGAAGCAAAACCCAAAGACGAAAAGACCGTGCAAATGCTGACTGAAAGATTCTTGGCCATCGGTTTCGTCACTGCCACTGAAGTGGTTGACGCAGGGGTCATAGAAATGGAAGATGTGGACAGGCTCGCGGAGAATGCCTTCCTCTGGAGCGAGGGGCCTTTCGCCATAATGAATAGAATCGGAATCAAGAATGCGAGCAGTATGGTTCAGGCAAGAGCTTCGCATGCGAAAAAGCAGCATAGAAGTTTCCCCATGCCAAAACTTCTGAAGACTCAGGCACAGAAGGGGAAACCATGGTCGATCACCATGAGTCCGGTGCTGTACAATGAGGAGATGGGCGGCAAGGTCGCCAGAATAACAATCTCTAATCCGAAGGCTGCTAATGCCCTCGATAACCGGGTTTTCGAGGAGCTGAGGAGCGCTTTCAAAAAAGCGAACAGTGACCAAAAAGTGAAGGTGATAATCTTCGATTCCGCCCCAATCAAGACTTTTATAGCGGGTGCCAACGTACCCGACTTCGTGAAGAACATGAAGGCCGGACGGTTTGAAAAGATACGTGATGATACTGCAATGTGGCAAGATGTTCTTTTCGACTCTATGACTGGGAAGGGCAAACCGAAGATCGCGATCGTGGATGGGCTCACCCTTGGCGGAGGGGTCGAAACTGCCCTTTCTTTTGCATTAGACCCCGACTCAGTTGTCATTGCAACTGACAGGACGTCTTATACCCTACCCGAGACAAAGCTTGGAATCTTCCCCGGGCTACGCGGGACTCTGGTGCTCCCTCAAATTATTTACAACAAGACCAAGGATTCTGAGCTGGCAGTGGCCATGGCAAGGTACTATATCCTCGCAGGTGGCACGTCCACATCTTCCCCCAGGCTTCTCAAATACCTGGGATTTGCGGATTTGATAGTCCCCGCACATGAGAGAGACGACGCTGCAGCAGAAGTTGCGGATGCAATAATCAAGAACAAAGGGAAACCCCTCAGTACGAAACAATTGAAAAGTCTCAAGATTAACGAGCTACCATCTGAGTTGAGCCTCGAAGAAAGGGAGGAGCTGCGGACGATGAAAGAGCTCTTCCTGACGCAGGATTTGATACCGGCTCTCTACGCTTATGGGCGAGGTGACAGAGAGCTCTTCTTTGTCGGAGAAGCTCGCTCGTACGCACGGAGGATTGCGCGGAGGGTGGCAAACAACTCTCCTAATGCGGTGTGGATTTCTAATTGGCTGATAAGCAAGGGGTTTGAGGACTTCCTGAAAGGAGTGGACACCAAGACGATCGCAGAGAGGGAGCTGAATGACTATCTGGTGCCGACATTCATGCACCCCGATGCTATGGTGGGATTGACTTCACTCCTGGAGCGTAAGTTCCCTGAGTTTCCACGGAGATATCCATTTTAA
- a CDS encoding glucose 1-dehydrogenase, whose amino-acid sequence MKDLKGKSAIVTGGSLGIGTAIALDLAANGVNIAINYRKHADEANAVVEKAKGMGVKALAVKADVSNFQDAQNMVDTVVKEFGSLDILINNAGVNWDGVIWKMSEEQWDTVIGIDLKGCFNYIRAVSPIFREQKHGKIVNITSINALRGKFGQSNYSAAKAGVIGLTKTAAKELGKYSINVNSVAPGLIETEMIKKMPDDAKQVSINETTFKRLGTPEDVAHVVAFLCSDLSRHVTGEVIKVDGGQYI is encoded by the coding sequence ATGAAGGACCTGAAGGGGAAATCAGCTATTGTCACAGGTGGTAGCTTGGGTATAGGGACTGCGATAGCGCTGGATCTTGCGGCCAATGGTGTTAATATCGCTATCAACTACAGAAAGCACGCAGACGAAGCCAACGCCGTAGTCGAAAAGGCAAAAGGGATGGGTGTGAAGGCGTTGGCCGTGAAGGCCGATGTATCCAATTTTCAGGATGCTCAGAACATGGTTGACACGGTCGTCAAGGAGTTCGGGTCGCTGGACATACTGATCAACAATGCAGGAGTCAACTGGGATGGTGTCATCTGGAAGATGAGCGAAGAACAATGGGATACAGTGATAGGTATCGACCTGAAAGGTTGCTTCAACTACATAAGAGCAGTCTCCCCCATATTCAGGGAGCAGAAGCACGGGAAGATCGTCAACATAACCTCCATAAATGCGCTGAGGGGCAAGTTCGGGCAGAGCAATTATTCGGCTGCCAAGGCAGGTGTCATTGGCCTGACAAAGACAGCTGCAAAGGAACTCGGCAAATACAGCATCAATGTCAACTCCGTAGCTCCAGGACTGATAGAGACAGAGATGATAAAGAAGATGCCAGATGATGCGAAACAGGTGTCCATCAATGAAACGACTTTCAAAAGGCTGGGCACGCCGGAGGATGTAGCTCACGTGGTCGCATTTCTGTGCAGCGACCTTTCCAGGCACGTGACTGGCGAAGTCATAAAAGTAGACGGCGGGCAATATATCTGA
- a CDS encoding acetyl-CoA C-acyltransferase has translation MRDVVIVSACRAPMGRFGGTLKNMAAYDVGAVAVKEALKRAKLKGEQVDDVLLGSCRQAGNGPNPARTAAVRGGVPAQVPVMTLNMACPSGMRALAQASQAIRLGDASTILVGGFDSMSTIPYLLKDVRWAGFKMGDKTLLDGWADSIDPLCGFGMGMTAENVAEKYKITREEQDKFAYESHMKAAKAQDEGWFNEEIVSIEVPQRKGDPIIFDKDETIRRDTSLEKLAKLRAVFKKDGCVTAGNACAMSDGAAAMIVMSRPKAKELGLKPLFSIVSYAQTAVEPETMGEGPGFVIPMALERAGMELGDMDLIEVNEAFAVQILANEKKLNWDRTKLNVHGGAIALGHPTGISGARIIVTLYHALKQRNKEHGIAAICGGGGVTMATVIRREN, from the coding sequence CTGAGGGACGTAGTAATAGTGAGCGCTTGTAGAGCTCCGATGGGAAGGTTCGGAGGGACTTTGAAGAATATGGCTGCCTACGACGTAGGAGCTGTGGCGGTGAAGGAAGCACTCAAGAGAGCAAAGCTGAAGGGCGAACAGGTGGACGACGTCTTGCTCGGCTCTTGCAGACAAGCAGGAAATGGACCCAACCCTGCAAGAACTGCCGCGGTCAGAGGTGGAGTCCCCGCACAGGTACCTGTGATGACACTCAACATGGCGTGTCCCTCGGGCATGAGAGCGCTCGCGCAGGCCAGCCAGGCAATAAGGCTGGGAGACGCGAGCACAATCCTTGTCGGTGGATTTGACTCTATGAGCACCATCCCCTATCTTCTGAAAGACGTGAGGTGGGCCGGGTTCAAGATGGGTGACAAAACACTTCTCGATGGTTGGGCAGACTCTATAGATCCCCTCTGCGGGTTCGGAATGGGGATGACCGCGGAAAACGTTGCTGAGAAATACAAGATCACACGCGAAGAGCAGGACAAGTTTGCCTATGAAAGCCATATGAAGGCGGCGAAAGCGCAGGACGAGGGATGGTTTAATGAAGAGATCGTGTCAATCGAGGTTCCTCAGAGAAAGGGTGATCCCATCATCTTCGATAAGGACGAAACGATCAGGCGCGATACTTCGCTGGAGAAACTGGCCAAGCTTCGTGCTGTGTTCAAGAAGGACGGGTGCGTCACTGCCGGGAATGCGTGCGCAATGTCAGACGGTGCGGCAGCTATGATTGTTATGTCGCGGCCGAAAGCAAAGGAACTTGGTCTCAAGCCGCTCTTTTCGATCGTTTCCTATGCGCAGACTGCTGTGGAACCAGAAACCATGGGAGAAGGGCCGGGGTTTGTCATCCCTATGGCACTCGAGCGGGCAGGGATGGAGCTAGGAGACATGGATCTCATAGAGGTGAACGAAGCCTTTGCCGTTCAGATTCTGGCCAATGAAAAGAAACTCAACTGGGACCGCACCAAGCTGAACGTTCATGGTGGAGCGATAGCCCTTGGTCACCCGACTGGGATAAGTGGTGCACGGATCATTGTTACTCTATATCATGCGCTGAAGCAGAGAAACAAGGAGCACGGCATCGCGGCAATCTGCGGAGGCGGCGGCGTCACCATGGCCACTGTGATCCGCAGAGAAAACTGA
- a CDS encoding VOC family protein, which translates to MENAEEKKATRKPDINIRFIFNMCNDVQSMRHFYTDLIGLKQGSFRNEKKWGWLVYKSEGFEMMFFRADKKLPVLEEWTVQPGYEGGTLEMTSWGIHIPEEMFAGVVDRLNSADVRTFKDKPEWRQDSYWGFSVMDPMGNTVELYTQPKEKPASTEWPGTQPSPTAAGK; encoded by the coding sequence ATGGAGAACGCGGAAGAAAAAAAGGCAACTAGAAAGCCTGATATCAACATCCGTTTCATCTTTAATATGTGCAATGATGTGCAGAGCATGCGTCACTTCTACACAGATCTGATAGGCCTGAAGCAGGGATCATTCCGGAATGAGAAGAAATGGGGTTGGCTTGTCTACAAGAGTGAAGGATTCGAAATGATGTTCTTCCGTGCAGACAAGAAGCTCCCGGTGCTCGAAGAGTGGACAGTGCAGCCCGGCTACGAGGGTGGAACGCTTGAGATGACCTCGTGGGGCATACATATCCCCGAAGAAATGTTTGCCGGGGTGGTCGATCGACTGAACTCTGCAGATGTAAGGACTTTCAAGGATAAGCCCGAATGGCGACAGGATAGTTATTGGGGTTTCAGCGTGATGGACCCAATGGGGAATACGGTGGAACTGTACACTCAACCGAAGGAGAAACCGGCATCGACTGAATGGCCCGGTACACAACCCAGCCCCACCGCCGCCGGAAAATAG